A genomic segment from Amycolatopsis camponoti encodes:
- a CDS encoding PDR/VanB family oxidoreductase → MTVNTLPSADLDLEVLLAHKETIADGVVRLAFRHPAGDRLPPWAPGAHVDLLLRPDLVRQYSLCGDPRDRSVLEVAVLREHSGRGGSAFVHDTLLPGDRVRIRGPRNNFPFVRAERYLFVAGGIGITPLLPMVAAADATGADWRLLYGGRSHSSMAFAARLREEYGDRVVLWPRDRAGLPDVPGMLGAAAAGTAVYCCGPEPLLAVAEEVCAGLPHLELHLERFSPKEITGVAAGFDVELVRSGLTLTVPADRSILEVAEDAGVPVLSSCREGTCGTCETPVLGGLPDHRDSLLTDEEKAAGETMMICVSRSCGRKLVLDL, encoded by the coding sequence ATGACCGTCAACACCCTTCCTTCGGCCGACCTCGACCTCGAAGTGCTGCTGGCGCACAAGGAAACGATCGCCGACGGCGTCGTCCGGCTGGCGTTCCGCCACCCCGCGGGTGACCGGCTACCGCCATGGGCGCCGGGCGCCCACGTGGACCTGCTGCTGCGGCCGGACCTCGTCCGCCAGTACTCCCTGTGCGGCGACCCACGCGACCGCTCGGTGCTGGAAGTCGCCGTGCTGCGCGAGCACAGCGGACGCGGTGGTTCCGCGTTCGTGCACGACACGCTGCTCCCCGGGGATCGGGTCCGGATCCGCGGTCCCCGCAACAACTTCCCGTTCGTGCGCGCCGAACGGTACCTGTTCGTCGCGGGCGGGATCGGCATCACCCCGTTGCTGCCGATGGTGGCGGCCGCCGATGCGACCGGCGCCGACTGGCGGCTGCTCTACGGCGGACGATCGCACTCGTCGATGGCCTTCGCCGCGCGACTGCGGGAGGAGTACGGCGACCGGGTGGTGCTGTGGCCGCGGGACCGGGCGGGACTGCCCGATGTGCCCGGGATGCTGGGCGCGGCAGCGGCCGGCACCGCGGTCTACTGCTGCGGGCCCGAGCCGCTGCTGGCCGTCGCCGAGGAGGTGTGCGCCGGTCTGCCGCACCTCGAGCTGCACCTGGAACGGTTCTCGCCCAAGGAGATCACCGGGGTCGCGGCTGGCTTCGACGTCGAGCTCGTCCGGTCGGGGCTGACGCTGACTGTGCCCGCCGACCGGTCGATCCTCGAAGTGGCCGAAGACGCCGGGGTGCCGGTGCTGTCGTCGTGCCGCGAGGGTACGTGCGGTACCTGCGAAACCCCGGTGCTCGGCGGGCTCCCCGACCACCGCGACTCCCTACTCACCGATGAAGAGAAGGCGGCCGGCGAAACCATGATGATCTGCGTGTCCCGGTCCTGCGGCCGTAAGCTGGTACTGGACCTCTGA
- a CDS encoding YncE family protein: MVTVTLAVATLGASAVAAVPASAQQPIGVGPVPITFHMKDDNGKWFDSGLNLFGDQSLAVAEMPRLGTLGGLTTGGELSSLLNSDLAGAVGNLTQNLLGQVPLLGSLGGELGKALNLDSTLSAVKSIGATNRQAAPAAAKAENLLGQFGQQLTTMRADQPINLSSLPVGLDLQGALNDLARFAVKGPPVTVNFVVDPKESTGARNPMGLIAPEGAEGFPYDMPGGAFFGQRSIQLTEPGLYAFTDMVTPYMLGAVVVDDPLTIGLDFGKASMVNSRNLVVPTNSDIVNRLVNTFFNITNPNNWQQFKPDSENKFDAIQPPVPILQYDAAGNPVLIPNLDAYFDKKFSYPKTLSKGNQLPATPGVGEVWIDTEVEEWAGKKAVGSATKVNVTNWTVDRKIGAPSINMNNPHNMWTDKDYKYLYQTEWFSNKLDVFDRETGQFVRSTQVGQNPAHVMTETGSDKLVIGINAGNEVVELAPGGTNVLRKITVSPTGEVRHPHAHWTSADGKTVVTPNVMTNNASVIDMPTGTVRTEKTGQFPIASSMSPDSSRFYTADFLGESITCVSLAEAACADNGQKVHSKTIDLWANYSPQDGPKSGAPFGGLMIQLPVSPDGKALLGANVLSQTVTVVDPRTNKIVKDLPCTAGCHGINFGAKKGGGYYAYVSNKFSNVMQIIDVDPNGDGNIDDAKVAGQLTLDPTAATKMDGSIAGKAGYGGQGVLPIPLVYNGWAQQNQGSWRSQLTCRQLNPITQSAC, from the coding sequence GTGGTCACGGTCACCCTCGCGGTCGCCACCCTCGGCGCCTCCGCGGTGGCCGCGGTCCCGGCCTCGGCGCAGCAGCCGATCGGGGTCGGTCCGGTGCCGATCACGTTCCACATGAAGGACGACAACGGCAAGTGGTTCGACTCCGGGCTGAATCTGTTCGGCGACCAGTCGCTCGCCGTGGCCGAGATGCCCCGCCTCGGCACGCTGGGCGGCCTTACGACCGGCGGTGAGCTGTCCAGCCTGCTGAACTCCGACCTCGCCGGCGCGGTCGGCAACCTGACGCAGAACCTCCTCGGCCAGGTCCCGCTGCTCGGTTCGCTCGGCGGTGAGCTCGGGAAGGCGCTGAACCTCGACAGCACCCTCTCCGCCGTGAAGTCGATCGGAGCGACCAACCGGCAGGCCGCGCCGGCGGCGGCGAAGGCGGAGAACCTGCTCGGGCAGTTCGGCCAGCAGCTGACCACGATGCGAGCCGACCAGCCGATCAACCTGAGCTCCCTGCCGGTCGGCCTGGACCTGCAGGGTGCGCTCAACGACCTGGCCCGGTTCGCCGTCAAGGGCCCGCCCGTGACGGTGAACTTCGTGGTCGACCCGAAGGAGTCGACCGGTGCCCGGAACCCGATGGGCCTGATCGCTCCCGAAGGGGCGGAAGGCTTCCCCTACGACATGCCCGGCGGCGCGTTCTTCGGGCAGCGGTCGATCCAGCTGACCGAGCCCGGCCTGTACGCGTTCACCGACATGGTGACGCCGTACATGCTGGGCGCCGTCGTGGTCGACGACCCGCTCACCATCGGCCTCGACTTCGGCAAGGCATCGATGGTGAACTCGCGCAACCTGGTCGTCCCGACCAACTCCGACATCGTCAACCGGCTGGTGAACACGTTCTTCAACATCACCAACCCGAACAACTGGCAGCAGTTCAAGCCGGACTCGGAGAACAAGTTCGACGCGATCCAGCCGCCGGTGCCGATCCTGCAGTACGACGCGGCGGGCAACCCGGTCCTGATCCCGAACCTGGATGCCTACTTCGACAAAAAGTTCTCCTACCCGAAGACCCTGTCGAAGGGCAACCAGTTGCCGGCGACGCCGGGTGTCGGCGAAGTGTGGATCGACACCGAGGTCGAGGAGTGGGCCGGCAAGAAGGCGGTCGGTTCGGCGACCAAGGTCAACGTCACGAACTGGACGGTCGACCGCAAGATCGGCGCCCCGTCGATCAACATGAACAACCCGCACAACATGTGGACCGACAAGGACTACAAGTACCTCTACCAAACGGAGTGGTTCTCCAACAAACTCGATGTGTTCGACCGGGAGACCGGCCAGTTCGTCCGGTCCACGCAGGTCGGCCAGAACCCGGCGCACGTGATGACCGAGACGGGCAGTGACAAGCTCGTCATCGGTATCAACGCCGGCAACGAGGTCGTCGAACTGGCGCCGGGCGGCACGAACGTGCTCCGGAAGATCACGGTCAGCCCGACCGGTGAGGTCCGGCACCCGCACGCGCACTGGACCAGCGCGGACGGCAAGACCGTGGTCACCCCGAACGTGATGACCAACAACGCGTCGGTGATCGACATGCCGACCGGCACCGTCCGGACCGAGAAGACGGGCCAGTTCCCGATCGCCTCGAGCATGTCCCCGGACTCCTCGAGGTTCTACACGGCGGACTTCCTCGGCGAATCGATCACCTGCGTTTCGCTCGCGGAAGCCGCTTGTGCGGACAACGGGCAGAAGGTGCACAGCAAGACGATCGACCTGTGGGCGAACTACAGCCCGCAGGACGGCCCGAAGAGCGGCGCGCCGTTCGGCGGGCTGATGATCCAGCTGCCGGTGAGCCCGGACGGCAAGGCGTTGCTCGGAGCGAACGTGTTGTCCCAGACGGTCACCGTGGTCGACCCGCGGACGAACAAGATCGTCAAGGACCTGCCGTGCACGGCGGGCTGCCACGGCATCAACTTCGGGGCCAAGAAGGGCGGCGGCTACTACGCCTACGTGTCGAACAAGTTCTCCAACGTCATGCAGATCATCGACGTCGACCCGAACGGCGACGGCAACATCGATGACGCGAAGGTCGCGGGCCAGCTGACCCTCGACCCGACGGCGGCGACCAAGATGGACGGTTCGATCGCCGGGAAGGCCGGCTACGGCGGCCAGGGCGTGCTGCCCATTCCGCTGGTCTACAACGGCTGGGCCCAGCAGAACCAGGGGAGCTGGCGGTCACAGCTGACCTGCCGGCAGCTCAACCCCATCACCCAGTCCGCCTGCTGA
- a CDS encoding YcnI family copper-binding membrane protein, giving the protein MRAPPLRIGRPKPPRLAVAALAAIAVMLACPAVAAAHVSATPDTVEPGEPATISLLVPNERDDATTVRLEVLFPDRPAVVSATPQNLPGWKISVRPGGGDAMADKPVTSIVWEGGTVPAGTFQEFPVRIGGLPTGTLAFQVLQTYSDGQVVRWADPAPPGQPEPEHPAPVVTVAPAPVAEVSDVDVLARVLGGAALGVALVAAGVAWLRRRPAGVRPETACEAPEREKVQL; this is encoded by the coding sequence ATGCGCGCACCTCCGCTGCGGATCGGGCGGCCGAAACCGCCGCGCCTCGCCGTGGCCGCCCTCGCCGCGATCGCCGTGATGCTCGCCTGCCCGGCCGTGGCGGCCGCGCACGTGTCGGCCACCCCGGACACCGTCGAACCGGGGGAGCCGGCCACTATTTCCTTGCTGGTGCCCAACGAACGCGACGACGCGACGACAGTCCGGCTGGAGGTGCTGTTCCCGGACCGGCCCGCCGTCGTCTCGGCGACGCCGCAGAACCTGCCGGGGTGGAAGATCAGCGTGCGGCCCGGCGGCGGCGACGCGATGGCGGACAAGCCGGTGACGTCGATCGTGTGGGAAGGCGGGACCGTGCCCGCCGGCACGTTCCAGGAGTTCCCCGTGCGGATCGGCGGCCTGCCCACCGGCACGCTCGCTTTCCAGGTGCTGCAGACCTATTCGGACGGCCAGGTCGTGCGCTGGGCCGATCCCGCGCCCCCGGGGCAGCCCGAACCCGAACACCCGGCGCCCGTCGTCACCGTAGCTCCGGCGCCCGTGGCTGAAGTGTCCGATGTGGACGTTCTCGCTCGCGTGCTGGGTGGCGCCGCGCTCGGGGTCGCGCTGGTGGCCGCCGGAGTGGCGTGGCTGCGCAGGCGACCCGCCGGCGTCCGGCCCGAGACCGCCTGCGAGGCCCCCGAGCGGGAAAAAGTCCAGCTGTAG
- a CDS encoding DUF1775 domain-containing protein yields MAHRRKALPRTSFALLTAVLGVLALSPPAAAQVSIVPDRVDGGGTHTFAFRLANERADTKSTRLELVFPQTPPVAYVKVDPAPGWTATVRPRPLNPPIEVGGNVVREVADALVVEGGAVAPRQFEQFLVTMGPLPADGRLLFEATQTFANGMVAHWNQTTSPAPAITFGTGPAAPAAETAGQQPVQATNDAAVPVGQVPRSTGGPPFAALWGAFGLALVVIAAVGYRAHRRRLRAPAAEPEPERTEVGVE; encoded by the coding sequence ATGGCGCACCGCCGGAAAGCCCTTCCCCGCACCTCGTTCGCATTGCTCACCGCCGTGCTCGGCGTGCTGGCGCTATCCCCGCCAGCGGCGGCCCAAGTGTCGATCGTGCCCGATCGCGTCGACGGCGGCGGCACGCACACCTTCGCCTTCCGGCTGGCCAACGAGCGGGCTGACACCAAGTCCACCCGGCTCGAACTGGTCTTCCCGCAGACCCCGCCGGTCGCCTACGTCAAGGTCGACCCGGCGCCGGGCTGGACCGCCACCGTCCGCCCGCGGCCGCTGAACCCGCCGATCGAGGTCGGCGGCAACGTGGTCCGCGAGGTCGCGGACGCCCTCGTCGTCGAGGGCGGCGCCGTCGCGCCGAGGCAGTTCGAGCAGTTCCTCGTCACCATGGGCCCGCTGCCCGCCGACGGGCGGCTGCTCTTCGAAGCGACGCAGACCTTCGCCAACGGCATGGTCGCGCACTGGAACCAGACGACTTCGCCCGCTCCGGCGATCACCTTCGGCACCGGCCCGGCCGCCCCCGCCGCGGAAACCGCCGGGCAGCAACCGGTTCAGGCCACCAACGATGCCGCGGTCCCGGTGGGCCAGGTGCCGCGGAGCACCGGCGGCCCGCCGTTCGCCGCGCTGTGGGGTGCGTTCGGCCTCGCGCTCGTCGTGATCGCTGCAGTCGGGTACCGGGCGCACCGCCGCCGGTTGCGCGCCCCCGCCGCGGAACCCGAGCCCGAACGCACGGAGGTGGGCGTCGAATGA
- a CDS encoding PepSY-associated TM helix domain-containing protein, whose amino-acid sequence MSSTSTAPSHRATRPSPRPRLNTVLQLVARRLHFLAGIVVAPFLAVLCLTGLVYVFSPQIHDSLYRSDLHVNQVAEVQRPLAEQVRAALTAHPEATLKSVLTPPAADRTTRVVLAVPGPAGTADRTVFVDPYTGLINGELTTVENRLPANTWLRQLHGNLQLGTPGRIYAELAASWVPFVAVGGLVLWLARTRRKRPVREVLLPSTRDKTGWTRLRAIHGAVGLWLTAGLLLVAVTGLVMSQFAGGRPDAAADPIHLRAPVLTAAPVPVRPGAEAIGIDRAVAAAEAAGLSGELAVIAPPRPDVPYTATEIAEGLPIHRGAVTIDPYTAEVTERIAWDDYSLPAKLSALATEFHTGTLFGPANQIVLALVAVATLVLLALGYRMWWIHNPYKGRWTSLPRPVWRQLAGGPLIAVLLGIALLAWVLPMAGASLVVFVAVDAALSWFKRRSA is encoded by the coding sequence TTGTCTTCGACCTCCACCGCCCCCTCGCACCGGGCCACCCGGCCGTCGCCGCGGCCGCGGCTGAACACCGTCCTGCAGCTCGTCGCCCGGCGGCTGCACTTCCTGGCGGGCATCGTCGTGGCGCCCTTCCTCGCGGTGCTGTGCCTGACCGGGCTCGTCTACGTGTTCAGCCCCCAGATCCACGACAGCCTCTACCGGTCCGACCTGCACGTGAACCAGGTCGCCGAGGTGCAACGTCCCCTCGCCGAGCAGGTCCGGGCGGCGCTCACGGCACACCCGGAGGCGACCCTCAAGTCCGTTCTCACCCCACCCGCGGCCGACCGCACCACGCGCGTGGTGCTGGCGGTTCCGGGTCCGGCCGGGACCGCGGACCGCACGGTGTTCGTCGACCCGTACACCGGGTTGATCAACGGCGAGCTGACCACGGTCGAGAACCGGCTGCCCGCGAACACCTGGCTGCGCCAGCTGCACGGCAACCTCCAGCTGGGCACGCCGGGCCGGATCTACGCCGAGCTCGCCGCGAGCTGGGTACCCTTCGTCGCCGTGGGTGGCCTGGTGCTGTGGCTCGCCCGCACGCGCCGGAAACGCCCGGTACGCGAAGTGCTCCTGCCGTCCACCCGGGACAAGACGGGATGGACGCGGCTGCGGGCGATCCACGGTGCCGTGGGCTTGTGGCTCACCGCCGGACTGCTGCTGGTGGCCGTCACCGGGCTCGTCATGAGCCAGTTCGCGGGCGGTCGCCCGGACGCGGCGGCCGACCCGATCCACCTGCGGGCCCCCGTGCTCACGGCGGCCCCGGTGCCGGTCCGGCCGGGCGCTGAGGCGATCGGTATCGACCGCGCGGTGGCGGCCGCCGAGGCCGCGGGACTGAGTGGCGAGCTGGCCGTAATCGCACCGCCGCGGCCGGATGTGCCCTACACCGCCACGGAAATCGCGGAGGGACTGCCGATCCACCGCGGTGCGGTCACGATCGACCCGTACACGGCGGAGGTGACTGAGCGGATCGCCTGGGACGACTACTCGCTGCCGGCGAAGCTCAGCGCCCTGGCGACCGAGTTCCACACCGGCACGCTGTTCGGGCCGGCGAACCAGATCGTTCTCGCGCTGGTGGCGGTCGCGACGCTCGTCCTGCTCGCGCTCGGGTACCGCATGTGGTGGATCCACAACCCGTACAAGGGGCGGTGGACGTCGTTGCCCCGGCCGGTGTGGCGGCAGCTGGCCGGCGGCCCGCTGATCGCGGTCCTGCTCGGGATCGCGCTGCTGGCGTGGGTCCTGCCGATGGCCGGGGCGAGCCTGGTGGTGTTCGTGGCGGTGGACGCGGCGTTGAGCTGGTTCAAGCGACGCTCGGCGTAG
- a CDS encoding copper resistance CopC family protein, which yields MTAVEERPRAAVPRRRDGAGRFVALVLLVAACWGALLAVTPSATGDPVLLTTSPGSTEVVKSPDAVVLTFDRPVPAALATVRILDPDGSQVVFTRPSHPDGREDTISVPMPAERHEGTYAVAWTLPSSRLEPVSGSFTFDVSYPIQPDGVPEIETARDPVVAAVHLTARTLAVAAMVVLAGLAFFVASIGPAAALAGATRWWIKTAWWLVVGGTLVALVSFGPYAAWVPWRAGFDPRLLAGAVESDAGRALLARLATLVPATLGLALLVKSPPAATAADRRLRGAAVLGCASAVLATWTFADPRPPGAPSPLALAADIGLLVALAVPAGGLVLLRFPVARHRHPVSRFARSVLGCAALLAVAGTAQAWTGQRLGWLPAGALALAAVLAIVAWLVPRRPVKARLGGRIVAVAGSAVVITVATATLLALDPGQSAHAQGPAGQAPAAIRQQVAPARLAYDTGVLDLVVIPAAGRLDVRVSVLGPRSADTTVTAALGPTPVPLDRAGSGYWTGQASALGPGRWELALTLRAGDGRTQTVKQPIDVR from the coding sequence ATGACGGCGGTGGAAGAGCGTCCTCGCGCCGCGGTCCCGCGGCGGCGCGACGGGGCCGGGCGGTTCGTCGCGCTCGTGCTCCTGGTCGCCGCCTGCTGGGGCGCGCTGCTCGCTGTGACCCCGTCGGCGACCGGGGACCCGGTGCTCCTGACGACGTCCCCGGGCAGCACCGAAGTGGTCAAGTCGCCGGACGCCGTCGTGCTGACCTTCGACCGGCCGGTGCCGGCCGCGCTGGCGACCGTGCGGATCCTCGACCCCGACGGCAGCCAGGTGGTCTTCACGCGACCGTCCCACCCGGACGGCCGGGAGGACACGATTTCCGTGCCCATGCCCGCGGAGCGCCACGAGGGCACCTACGCCGTGGCGTGGACCCTGCCGTCGAGCCGGCTGGAGCCGGTCAGCGGCTCCTTCACGTTCGACGTGTCGTACCCCATCCAGCCCGACGGTGTTCCCGAGATCGAGACGGCGCGCGACCCGGTCGTGGCGGCCGTCCACTTGACGGCGCGGACGCTGGCGGTCGCGGCGATGGTGGTGCTCGCCGGTCTCGCGTTCTTCGTCGCGTCGATCGGGCCCGCCGCCGCACTGGCCGGGGCGACCCGGTGGTGGATCAAGACCGCCTGGTGGCTGGTGGTCGGTGGCACGCTCGTCGCCCTGGTGTCGTTCGGCCCCTACGCGGCGTGGGTCCCTTGGCGTGCCGGGTTCGACCCGCGGCTGCTGGCGGGAGCCGTCGAGTCCGACGCCGGAAGAGCGCTGCTCGCCCGCTTGGCCACGCTCGTGCCCGCCACGCTCGGTCTCGCGCTGCTGGTGAAGAGTCCGCCCGCGGCCACCGCCGCCGACCGGCGGCTGCGCGGCGCGGCGGTGCTGGGCTGCGCGTCCGCGGTCCTCGCCACCTGGACCTTCGCCGATCCGCGGCCACCCGGCGCGCCGTCACCGCTCGCGCTGGCCGCGGACATCGGCCTGCTCGTCGCGCTCGCCGTGCCGGCCGGTGGCTTGGTGCTGCTGCGGTTCCCGGTCGCCCGCCACCGGCACCCGGTCTCCCGGTTCGCGCGGTCGGTGCTGGGGTGCGCGGCGCTGCTCGCCGTCGCGGGGACCGCCCAGGCGTGGACCGGGCAGCGCCTCGGCTGGCTCCCCGCCGGAGCCCTCGCGCTGGCGGCGGTGCTCGCCATCGTCGCCTGGCTCGTTCCGCGTCGCCCGGTGAAAGCGCGGCTCGGCGGCCGGATCGTCGCGGTGGCGGGATCGGCGGTGGTGATCACCGTGGCCACGGCGACGCTGCTCGCGCTCGACCCCGGCCAGAGCGCGCACGCGCAGGGCCCGGCGGGTCAGGCTCCGGCGGCGATCCGGCAGCAGGTCGCGCCGGCGCGGCTCGCGTACGACACCGGCGTGCTGGACCTCGTCGTCATCCCGGCGGCCGGCCGGCTCGACGTTCGTGTGTCGGTGCTGGGGCCGCGGAGCGCCGATACGACCGTGACCGCCGCGCTCGGCCCCACGCCGGTGCCGCTGGACCGCGCCGGATCCGGCTACTGGACGGGGCAGGCGAGCGCGCTCGGACCCGGCCGGTGGGAGCTCGCGCTGACGCTGCGGGCCGGCGACGGCCGCACGCAGACGGTCAAGCAGCCCATCGACGTCAGATGA
- a CDS encoding helix-turn-helix domain-containing protein: MEVQRGPGARSLPADALEKLRRQAVAAVGSGLSQTRVASMFGVSRKAVGSWVRAYESGGESTLRPRPRGRRAGEQLVLSAAQQGRVVDVLAAGPPDAAGLPWLVWTRKAVAELVARECGVVLAGTTIDKYLLRWELVGRDGVFSRRPGCPPGTLLVTWTHPRSPTGTRALHALVAVSGRGTLQFLAAATPFTGVAEFRHRLRMQCGRDIRLVPHDWPAAHAALLDDSRDVVLPA; the protein is encoded by the coding sequence GTGGAGGTTCAGCGGGGCCCGGGCGCTCGAAGCCTGCCGGCGGACGCGTTGGAAAAGCTGCGGCGCCAAGCCGTGGCCGCGGTCGGCTCGGGGCTGTCGCAGACCAGGGTCGCGAGCATGTTCGGCGTGTCCAGGAAAGCGGTCGGCTCCTGGGTGCGGGCCTACGAGTCCGGCGGCGAGTCGACGTTGCGGCCCCGGCCCCGCGGACGCCGGGCCGGGGAGCAGCTGGTGTTGTCCGCGGCCCAGCAGGGCCGGGTGGTCGACGTCCTGGCCGCCGGGCCACCCGACGCGGCCGGGCTGCCGTGGCTGGTGTGGACGCGCAAGGCGGTCGCCGAGCTGGTCGCGCGGGAGTGCGGTGTCGTGCTGGCCGGGACGACGATCGACAAGTATCTGCTGCGGTGGGAGCTGGTCGGCCGCGACGGTGTGTTCTCCCGGCGGCCCGGGTGCCCGCCGGGAACGCTGCTGGTGACCTGGACCCATCCGCGCTCGCCCACGGGCACGCGTGCGCTGCACGCCCTGGTCGCGGTGAGCGGCCGCGGCACGCTGCAGTTCCTCGCCGCGGCGACGCCGTTCACCGGCGTCGCCGAGTTCCGGCACCGGCTGCGGATGCAGTGCGGCCGGGACATCCGGCTGGTCCCGCACGACTGGCCCGCCGCCCATGCGGCCTTGCTCGACGACAGCCGGGACGTCGTGCTGCCGGCGTGA
- a CDS encoding FAD-dependent monooxygenase: MDTEVLVVGAGPTGLTLAHELRLAGVSAVLVDKLAQRSTLSKAGGVQSRTQEAFDQRGLLEPLLATGNFPIGTAHFAGITLPLTRERHRHPWRSIPQVAIEGFLEEHLAARGIPVRRDHELIGVAQDGDGVTATFANGGVVRSRYLVAADGGRSTVRSLLGAEFPGRPGTMTTVAADVRLGGEDLAMTHARSADGHWVSVFPLGTDPQGRPLRRLSLGGPGRSLPREAPVTEDEIRDGLRAVFGSRVRLLDLRYARRITNAARQAARYRHGRVFLAGDAAHVHLPIGAQGMNTGIQDALNLGWKLGAAVHGWAPEHLLDTYHAERHPVAAAVLRNVQAQSLLMDQQGTGDPDLVAAKELFAALTHLPAVQYHLDDMLSGMGIRYPMPGAEDHPSVGLPAPDHDLGPLRSHKLLRRGRGVLIDPADRFAKLAALWPGRVDRAGRGAEAEPMLIRPDGYVCWAGNPDDLEPALGHWFGEPQ; this comes from the coding sequence ATGGATACCGAGGTGCTCGTCGTCGGCGCCGGACCGACCGGCCTGACGCTGGCCCACGAACTGCGGCTGGCGGGAGTGTCGGCCGTGCTCGTCGACAAGCTGGCGCAGCGCAGCACGTTGTCGAAGGCAGGGGGCGTGCAGTCGCGCACGCAGGAGGCGTTCGACCAGCGTGGCTTGCTGGAACCGTTGCTGGCGACGGGAAACTTCCCGATCGGCACCGCCCACTTCGCCGGGATCACGCTCCCGCTCACCCGGGAGCGGCACCGGCATCCGTGGCGGTCCATCCCGCAGGTGGCGATCGAGGGATTCCTCGAAGAGCACCTTGCCGCCCGGGGCATCCCCGTGCGGCGCGACCACGAGCTGATCGGCGTCGCCCAGGACGGCGACGGGGTCACCGCGACCTTCGCGAACGGCGGCGTCGTCCGCTCCCGGTACCTGGTCGCCGCCGACGGCGGCCGCAGCACGGTGCGGTCGTTGCTGGGAGCGGAGTTCCCCGGCCGGCCGGGCACGATGACCACCGTCGCCGCCGACGTGCGGCTGGGCGGCGAGGACCTGGCGATGACGCACGCCCGCAGCGCGGACGGGCACTGGGTGTCGGTGTTCCCGCTCGGCACCGATCCGCAGGGAAGGCCACTGCGCCGGCTCTCGCTGGGCGGGCCGGGCCGGTCACTGCCCCGCGAGGCTCCGGTCACCGAGGACGAGATCCGCGACGGCCTGCGCGCCGTCTTCGGCTCCCGGGTGCGGCTGCTGGACCTGCGCTACGCCCGCCGCATCACCAACGCGGCCCGCCAGGCCGCGCGGTACCGGCACGGGCGGGTGTTCCTGGCGGGCGACGCCGCCCACGTCCACCTCCCGATCGGTGCGCAGGGCATGAACACCGGGATCCAGGACGCGCTCAACCTCGGGTGGAAGCTCGGTGCCGCCGTGCACGGCTGGGCCCCGGAACACCTGCTCGACACCTACCACGCCGAACGCCACCCGGTCGCGGCCGCCGTGCTGCGCAACGTCCAGGCGCAGAGCCTGCTGATGGACCAGCAGGGCACCGGCGACCCGGATCTGGTCGCCGCCAAGGAACTGTTCGCGGCCCTGACGCACCTGCCGGCGGTGCAGTACCACCTCGACGACATGCTGTCCGGGATGGGCATCCGCTACCCCATGCCGGGCGCCGAGGACCACCCGAGCGTCGGCCTGCCGGCGCCGGATCACGACCTCGGCCCGCTCCGGTCACACAAGCTGCTGCGGCGCGGACGCGGCGTCCTGATCGACCCGGCCGACCGGTTCGCCAAGCTCGCCGCCCTCTGGCCGGGCCGCGTGGACCGCGCGGGCCGGGGCGCGGAGGCCGAACCGATGCTGATCCGCCCGGACGGGTACGTGTGCTGGGCCGGCAACCCCGACGACCTCGAACCGGCACTCGGCCACTGGTTCGGCGAACCACAGTGA
- a CDS encoding helix-turn-helix domain-containing protein, with translation MTTAAATIRDLTVADRDARSLSADALEALRRRAVAAVEAGVTRAEVARLFGVSRKTVGAWVAAYQRQGDEAFRPRRRGRRPGEQFALTAGQQAWIVRTIVAGLPESCGLPQRLWTRQAISELVRREFGILVSSPTVSQYLARWGLVEEHRLLEMRRGRVLSGRPREPRPGNEWIPEAEVLWLAWTRPHTPAEPRRGPVGGRQNLLTGFRDYYGDVNLLLALSHRGMVYFQARQGVFDAQQANEFLTRLNGQFNRGLNIVVCEWPVEHDGMLRAWPEPHPGRLSVRFTLG, from the coding sequence ATGACCACCGCAGCTGCCACCATCCGGGACTTGACCGTGGCCGATCGTGACGCGCGCAGTCTCTCCGCGGACGCACTCGAAGCGCTCCGCCGGCGGGCCGTGGCCGCTGTCGAGGCGGGCGTGACGCGAGCGGAGGTCGCCCGCCTGTTCGGGGTGTCCCGCAAGACCGTTGGCGCCTGGGTCGCGGCGTACCAGCGCCAGGGCGACGAGGCGTTCCGGCCGCGGCGGCGGGGGCGGCGGCCTGGCGAGCAGTTCGCGCTGACGGCCGGGCAGCAGGCGTGGATCGTGCGGACGATCGTGGCGGGCCTGCCTGAGTCGTGCGGGCTGCCGCAGCGGCTCTGGACGCGGCAAGCGATCTCCGAGCTGGTCCGCCGGGAGTTCGGCATCCTGGTCAGCTCGCCGACGGTGTCGCAGTACCTCGCCCGCTGGGGACTGGTGGAGGAGCACCGGTTGCTGGAGATGCGGCGCGGGAGGGTCCTGTCGGGCCGTCCGCGCGAACCCCGGCCCGGCAATGAATGGATCCCGGAAGCGGAAGTCCTGTGGCTGGCCTGGACGCGCCCGCACACGCCGGCCGAGCCGCGGCGCGGCCCGGTCGGGGGCCGGCAGAACCTGCTGACGGGGTTCCGCGACTACTACGGCGACGTCAACCTCCTGCTCGCCCTTTCGCACCGGGGAATGGTGTACTTCCAGGCGCGGCAGGGGGTTTTCGACGCGCAGCAGGCGAACGAATTCTTGACGCGGCTGAACGGCCAGTTCAACCGGGGACTCAACATCGTCGTCTGCGAGTGGCCCGTCGAGCACGACGGAATGCTGCGGGCCTGGCCGGAGCCCCACCCGGGCCGGCTGTCGGTGCGCTTCACGCTCGGCTGA